In Tepidanaerobacter syntrophicus, the following are encoded in one genomic region:
- a CDS encoding ABC transporter ATP-binding protein, translating to MNELLKIKNLSKYFGGVKAINNFNLTIEDGKTHGLIGPNGAGKTTIFNVITGVYKPTNGSIIFCDKEISGMKTFAIAREGIGRTFQNIKLFSYLTVLENVIIAGNQDITYNMFESFIRTIKFRKEEKALYEKSMKLLEFVGLQDMSQKRASSLPYGHQRKLEIARALALNPKLLLLDEPAAGMNQEESKELVSFIYRIKEEFGLTILIIEHHMDVITDLCDECTVLNFGETIAEGSPAQIKKDPLVIEAYLGEEYGC from the coding sequence ATGAATGAATTACTTAAAATAAAAAACCTCAGCAAATATTTTGGCGGCGTAAAAGCCATAAACAATTTCAACCTTACTATTGAAGACGGAAAAACTCATGGTTTGATTGGCCCGAACGGTGCAGGAAAAACCACGATTTTTAACGTAATTACAGGAGTTTATAAACCAACTAACGGGAGTATTATATTTTGCGACAAGGAAATTTCAGGGATGAAAACTTTCGCCATAGCTAGAGAAGGAATAGGAAGGACATTTCAAAATATTAAACTTTTTTCATATTTAACAGTTTTAGAAAATGTAATTATCGCTGGAAATCAAGATATTACCTATAATATGTTCGAATCTTTTATAAGAACAATAAAATTTAGAAAAGAAGAAAAGGCACTTTATGAAAAATCCATGAAACTTTTAGAGTTTGTAGGGCTGCAAGATATGAGCCAAAAACGTGCCAGCAGTCTTCCTTATGGCCATCAAAGAAAGTTGGAAATCGCAAGAGCTCTTGCTTTAAATCCAAAATTATTGTTGCTTGATGAGCCGGCTGCCGGAATGAATCAGGAAGAATCAAAGGAACTTGTCTCCTTTATTTATAGGATAAAAGAAGAATTCGGCTTAACGATTTTGATTATAGAACATCACATGGATGTTATAACCGATTTATGTGATGAATGTACAGTGCTGAATTTTGGAGAGACTATTGCAGAAGGGTCTCCTGCACAAATTAAGAAGGATCCTCTTGTAATCGAGGCGTATTTGGGGGAGGAGTATGGATGCTAA
- a CDS encoding ABC transporter ATP-binding protein, producing MLKVENLSAAYGAIKAVSNVSIEVKPKEIVAILGANGAGKTTLLKCICSAMRKSEGSILFEGKKTPDKPYDVVKLGITLVPEGRLIFTNLTVYENLMAGAYLCKDKNEVKENLEKVYALFPILKERKNQYGGYLSGGEQQMLAIGRALMIRPKLIMLDEPSLGLAPIIVSQIFQIIQSLQSTGTSILLVEQNAYKALAISNRAYIMNVGKIVKEGTPEELLKDSALLEAYLGT from the coding sequence ATGCTAAAGGTAGAGAATTTGTCAGCTGCTTATGGAGCAATTAAAGCTGTAAGCAATGTTTCCATTGAAGTAAAGCCTAAAGAGATCGTTGCTATTTTGGGGGCTAACGGAGCTGGCAAAACCACACTATTAAAGTGCATTTGTTCGGCAATGCGAAAATCAGAGGGTTCAATACTTTTCGAAGGCAAAAAGACGCCGGATAAACCTTATGATGTAGTAAAACTGGGTATCACCCTTGTCCCTGAAGGCAGGTTAATTTTTACAAATCTGACTGTATACGAAAACCTAATGGCGGGGGCATATCTTTGCAAAGATAAAAACGAGGTAAAAGAAAATTTAGAAAAAGTCTATGCTCTATTTCCAATTTTAAAGGAGCGAAAAAATCAATATGGTGGATACCTTTCAGGGGGAGAACAGCAGATGCTAGCAATCGGCAGAGCTTTGATGATAAGACCGAAACTGATAATGCTCGATGAACCGTCTTTAGGTCTTGCTCCAATTATCGTGTCACAGATTTTTCAAATAATTCAAAGCCTGCAATCCACAGGAACATCCATCTTATTGGTTGAACAAAACGCATATAAAGCTCTTGCAATTAGTAATAGAGCATATATTATGAACGTTGGAAAAATAGTAAAGGAAGGGACGCCCGAAGAACTGTTGAAAGACAGCGCACTTCTTGAAGCCTATCTTGGAACATAA
- a CDS encoding sugar phosphate isomerase/epimerase family protein, with product MKTNKLSVGIWTYGKCSDRYVSDGYKPFLDFDQRIEKIKSLKENCGIELNYPNDLNEENYKERMCKLSEAGLKVSVINVELVCETQWKHGSFSSFDSSMRELAILRTKKAMDIAEVCNCNTLNLWLGLDGFDYVFEADYRKGWNYLVEGIRECAKYRPNIRLALEYKINEPNMKCYINSAGKALALCLLTGCSNVGVTLDFGHSLNANENPAESAALLMGEKRLFHVHINDNYGICDDDMPAGTVHWPQFIEFIYWLDKLGYSEWISVDIYPYRDEAQQANQATIDFVRFVEKVAANLKVDFFDGTFPKGMSITRLIEAFKHLE from the coding sequence TTGAAAACAAATAAATTGTCTGTTGGAATATGGACATATGGAAAATGCAGCGATCGTTACGTTTCAGATGGCTACAAGCCATTTTTAGATTTCGATCAGCGGATTGAAAAGATAAAAAGTCTAAAGGAAAATTGTGGCATAGAATTAAATTATCCTAATGATTTAAACGAGGAAAATTATAAGGAAAGAATGTGCAAACTCAGTGAAGCAGGTCTTAAGGTCTCGGTAATAAACGTCGAATTAGTTTGCGAAACTCAATGGAAACATGGTTCTTTTTCTTCATTTGATTCTAGTATGAGAGAATTGGCGATTTTGCGAACGAAAAAAGCTATGGATATAGCTGAAGTCTGCAATTGCAATACTCTTAATTTATGGCTTGGCCTTGATGGATTTGATTATGTCTTTGAAGCAGATTACAGAAAAGGATGGAATTACTTAGTTGAAGGCATACGGGAATGTGCAAAGTATCGTCCTAACATCAGGTTAGCCCTTGAATATAAGATTAATGAGCCAAATATGAAATGTTATATTAACTCTGCCGGAAAAGCTTTGGCATTATGCTTGCTGACTGGATGCAGCAATGTAGGGGTTACACTTGATTTTGGCCACTCCCTAAATGCAAATGAAAATCCAGCAGAATCCGCCGCTTTGCTGATGGGAGAGAAAAGACTTTTTCATGTTCATATAAATGACAATTATGGTATATGCGACGATGATATGCCGGCTGGCACAGTGCATTGGCCACAGTTTATTGAATTTATCTATTGGCTTGATAAACTTGGTTATAGCGAGTGGATAAGCGTTGACATCTATCCATATAGAGATGAAGCACAGCAAGCAAATCAAGCAACAATTGACTTTGTAAGATTTGTTGAGAAAGTGGCCGCAAATCTAAAAGTAGATTTTTTTGACGGTACTTTTCCAAAAGGAATGTCTATTACACGCCTTATAGAAGCTTTTAAACATTTAGAATAA
- a CDS encoding alcohol dehydrogenase catalytic domain-containing protein → MKAAVWHGHKDVRVEEMPEPEAKPGYVKIKVAWAGICGTDRHEYVGPNFIPVKTPHRLTGRTAPLIMGHEFSGVIVDVGEGVTNWKKGDRVTANGTLSCGQCPMCRAGRENICSKLGFLGVSTDGAFAEYVIVEQKRLFKIPDNVSLKDAVLCEPLACGLHAVNIMNFDFDGTTVVVSGDGIIGLSAAIACKQAGAKNVIISGVGTFKKSLTDEIGLKHVDITQENLLDVVKQETDSWMADAAFECVGVESSLHSAIKSTRPAASVMVMGVFEKPPVFPMNDFQEGERILYTSQAHINEIGICLDNMSKGKYPYIEKMITGVVDLDDIVEGGFEEMNRHPNDNIKVLVCIAGDQLA, encoded by the coding sequence ATGAAGGCAGCAGTATGGCATGGACATAAAGATGTTAGGGTAGAAGAAATGCCAGAACCGGAAGCAAAACCTGGATATGTAAAAATTAAGGTGGCATGGGCTGGTATTTGCGGAACTGATAGACATGAATATGTGGGACCAAATTTTATACCTGTAAAGACTCCGCATCGGCTTACTGGAAGAACAGCTCCTCTTATTATGGGGCATGAATTTTCTGGTGTAATAGTTGATGTGGGAGAAGGCGTTACTAACTGGAAAAAAGGAGACAGAGTAACCGCAAATGGCACTTTATCATGTGGCCAATGCCCAATGTGCCGGGCGGGGCGAGAGAATATTTGCTCAAAACTTGGATTTCTTGGTGTTTCTACCGACGGAGCTTTTGCAGAGTATGTAATCGTTGAACAAAAGCGATTGTTCAAGATACCTGATAATGTAAGCCTTAAAGATGCAGTTTTGTGCGAACCATTAGCTTGCGGCTTACACGCCGTCAATATAATGAACTTTGATTTTGATGGAACAACGGTTGTAGTTTCAGGAGATGGTATAATTGGACTTAGTGCAGCAATAGCTTGCAAGCAAGCAGGTGCAAAAAACGTAATTATATCAGGAGTAGGGACCTTTAAAAAAAGCCTTACAGATGAAATAGGTTTAAAACATGTTGACATAACACAAGAAAATCTGTTAGATGTGGTAAAACAAGAAACCGACTCATGGATGGCAGATGCTGCGTTTGAGTGTGTTGGGGTAGAATCATCATTGCACAGTGCTATTAAATCAACACGACCGGCAGCTTCTGTAATGGTAATGGGGGTGTTTGAGAAGCCACCGGTTTTTCCGATGAATGACTTTCAAGAGGGAGAAAGAATTTTATATACTTCACAAGCCCACATCAATGAAATAGGAATTTGTCTTGACAATATGAGCAAAGGCAAATATCCCTATATAGAAAAAATGATAACAGGAGTAGTCGACCTGGATGATATAGTTGAAGGCGGGTTTGAAGAAATGAACAGGCATCCAAATGACAATATAAAAGTTCTGGTGTGCATTGCAGGAGATCAGTTAGCATAA